From a region of the Archangium lipolyticum genome:
- a CDS encoding ExbD/TolR family protein codes for MGMSVGGPSKGPKAEINVTPLVDVVLVLLIIFMVITPMLQRGKSVELPKARESEKKKPDTKDNTLILSVTPDKKLYLDNDALDEKALEGRLSEEIARDPIRKILLKADNSLRVGDVRKVMDVARKAKARRVSLGVEELKD; via the coding sequence ATGGGAATGTCAGTCGGGGGACCCTCCAAGGGCCCCAAGGCCGAAATCAACGTCACTCCGCTGGTGGACGTGGTGCTCGTGTTGCTCATCATCTTCATGGTCATCACCCCCATGCTCCAGCGTGGCAAGAGCGTGGAGCTGCCCAAGGCCAGGGAGAGTGAGAAGAAGAAGCCAGACACCAAGGACAACACGCTCATCCTCTCGGTGACACCCGACAAGAAGCTCTATCTGGATAACGACGCGTTGGACGAGAAGGCGCTGGAGGGCCGGCTGAGCGAGGAGATCGCCAGGGACCCCATCCGCAAGATCCTGCTCAAGGCGGACAACTCGTTGCGGGTGGGGGACGTGCGCAAGGTGATGGACGTGGCGCGAAAGGCCAAGGCCAGGCGCGTGTCCCTGGGGGTCGAGGAGCTGAAGGACTAG
- a CDS encoding fimbrial protein, translated as MKCPKCGNVLDVTGRVPGSNITCACGNMSTVSGSGLSRKALFIILGISGLVLFCPCVGVLSAIAIPNFIRFQARAKQGECKANLKAWYTTQRAYFQEKDAYSASIEEVGFSPERGNRYAYFAGPGPLEERGTPRVERAAAMRGIGVDTVKHVKAKPITLAQLPEGLESMVGVYGECPDCNITLVCAGQVDNDDTLDVWSISTEERMLEDGTPILAGVPFNHVNDVED; from the coding sequence ATGAAGTGCCCGAAGTGCGGCAACGTCCTCGACGTGACGGGGCGGGTGCCCGGCTCCAACATCACCTGCGCATGCGGCAACATGTCGACCGTGTCCGGCTCTGGGCTGAGCCGGAAGGCGCTCTTCATCATCCTCGGTATCTCGGGGCTGGTGCTCTTCTGCCCGTGCGTGGGAGTGCTCTCGGCCATTGCCATCCCGAACTTCATTCGCTTCCAGGCCCGTGCGAAGCAGGGCGAGTGCAAGGCGAACCTCAAGGCCTGGTACACCACGCAGCGCGCGTACTTCCAGGAGAAGGACGCCTACTCCGCGTCGATCGAGGAGGTCGGCTTCTCGCCCGAGCGAGGCAACCGCTACGCGTACTTCGCCGGTCCGGGTCCCCTGGAGGAGCGCGGCACTCCGCGGGTGGAGCGGGCGGCGGCGATGCGGGGCATCGGAGTGGATACCGTCAAACACGTCAAGGCGAAGCCCATCACCCTGGCGCAGCTCCCGGAGGGACTGGAGAGCATGGTGGGTGTGTACGGCGAATGCCCCGACTGCAACATCACCCTGGTGTGTGCGGGGCAGGTGGACAATGACGACACGCTCGACGTGTGGAGCATCTCCACCGAGGAGCGGATGCTGGAGGACGGAACGCCCATCCTCGCGGGGGTGCCCTTCAACCACGTGAACGACGTCGAGGACTGA
- a CDS encoding GNAT family N-acetyltransferase, which translates to MRAGDTLKVTVEQEPLPEETRAVVRNLVAYNRTRAPPEDWKPLAVLLRTQDGTVCGGAEGFTHWGWLFVSHLWVGEHLRGQGWGRRLMACIEEAAVARGCHAVHLDTFSFQALGFYEKQGYERFGTLPDYPPGESRYFLWKRLVPSVAG; encoded by the coding sequence ATGCGAGCGGGCGACACGCTGAAGGTGACGGTGGAGCAAGAGCCCCTTCCCGAGGAAACTCGGGCCGTGGTGCGCAACCTGGTGGCCTACAACAGGACGCGTGCGCCACCGGAGGACTGGAAGCCACTGGCCGTGCTCCTGCGAACGCAGGACGGCACCGTGTGCGGCGGAGCCGAGGGCTTCACCCATTGGGGATGGCTCTTCGTGAGTCATCTCTGGGTCGGTGAGCACCTGCGAGGGCAGGGCTGGGGGCGGCGCCTGATGGCGTGCATCGAGGAGGCCGCCGTGGCGCGAGGTTGTCATGCCGTACACCTCGACACCTTCAGCTTCCAGGCCCTGGGCTTCTACGAGAAGCAGGGTTACGAGCGATTCGGCACCCTGCCGGATTACCCCCCCGGGGAGAGCCGCTACTTCCTCTGGAAGCGCCTCGTCCCCTCCGTGGCGGGCTGA
- a CDS encoding BON domain-containing protein has translation MANRDYETRRFLEDDRERWAGRERDFDEGFRGSDMGSRQERGPWQGGQGYSGSSRGFEDYGRGLREDSSRYGYNPQGNYNQGQYNPPGSYNSQGNFGGGGYSERDLGYDRGYGTYVARDRNEGFSVRRDYNERGPLERLGDRFREGLRKLGKGPKAYTRSDERIREDIYDRLMHGWVNAEHVEVQVKNGEVTLTGLVEERRDKRTIEDLIDDVLGVKDVHNQLKVGSPEQFNTNTGASGTSVTKVVRS, from the coding sequence ATGGCGAACAGGGACTACGAGACGCGCCGATTCCTGGAAGACGACCGGGAGCGCTGGGCAGGCCGGGAGCGGGACTTCGACGAAGGCTTCCGGGGCAGTGACATGGGGTCGAGGCAGGAGCGCGGTCCGTGGCAGGGCGGCCAGGGGTACTCGGGCAGCAGCCGCGGGTTCGAGGATTACGGCCGGGGTCTACGCGAGGACTCCAGCCGCTATGGCTACAACCCCCAGGGCAATTACAACCAGGGTCAATACAACCCTCCGGGTTCCTACAACTCGCAGGGCAACTTCGGAGGCGGCGGGTACTCCGAGCGCGACCTCGGGTACGACCGGGGCTACGGCACCTACGTGGCGCGCGACAGGAACGAGGGCTTCTCCGTCCGCCGCGACTACAACGAGCGCGGCCCGCTCGAGCGGCTCGGCGACCGGTTCCGCGAGGGCCTGCGCAAGCTGGGCAAGGGGCCCAAGGCGTACACGCGCTCGGATGAGCGCATCCGCGAGGACATCTACGACCGGCTCATGCACGGGTGGGTGAACGCCGAGCACGTGGAGGTGCAGGTGAAGAATGGAGAAGTCACGCTGACCGGCCTGGTCGAGGAGCGCCGCGACAAGCGCACCATCGAGGACCTCATCGACGATGTCCTCGGCGTGAAGGACGTGCACAACCAACTCAAGGTGGGCAGTCCCGAGCAGTTCAACACCAACACCGGGGCCTCCGGCACCTCGGTGACGAAGGTCGTCCGCTCGTAG
- a CDS encoding HAD family hydrolase, producing MLTIFDCDGVLIDSEILAAGVHAELLTGLGFMISREEVITRFTGLTDAQLRSVVSQQLGHPLPEDYRERSNLAIDHRLQSVKPIEGVHSLLDRLEGPRCVCSNSSTRRLKISMNAAGLWDRFHPHIFSAPELGRSKPAPDVFLHAARVFGVHPRDTLVIEDSSHGVEGGVAAGMRVIGFTGGGHSWPGHAEALASAGAVKVVSRIEDVGAAIEELSSAG from the coding sequence ATGCTCACCATCTTCGATTGCGACGGCGTACTGATCGATTCAGAGATCCTGGCGGCGGGCGTACACGCCGAGCTGCTGACTGGACTGGGGTTCATGATCTCCCGGGAGGAGGTCATCACCCGCTTCACCGGGCTGACCGACGCACAGCTCAGGAGTGTGGTCTCCCAGCAGCTCGGGCACCCGCTGCCAGAGGACTACCGTGAGCGTTCGAACCTCGCGATCGACCACAGGCTACAGAGCGTGAAGCCCATCGAGGGAGTGCACTCGCTGCTCGATCGGCTCGAAGGGCCACGCTGCGTCTGCTCGAATTCGAGCACCCGGCGGCTGAAGATCAGCATGAACGCGGCGGGCCTCTGGGATCGCTTCCATCCCCACATCTTCTCGGCCCCCGAGCTGGGGCGCTCGAAGCCCGCGCCCGACGTCTTCCTGCACGCGGCCCGGGTGTTCGGGGTCCATCCACGAGACACGCTCGTCATCGAGGACTCCTCGCATGGTGTCGAGGGAGGAGTCGCGGCCGGTATGCGGGTGATTGGTTTCACGGGAGGCGGACACAGCTGGCCCGGTCATGCCGAAGCCCTGGCGAGCGCGGGAGCCGTGAAGGTGGTGTCTCGTATCGAGGACGTAGGAGCGGCCATCGAAGAGCTGTCGTCCGCGGGGTAG
- a CDS encoding TolB-like translocation protein encodes MLTLPGRFFLALAILIAGSARAQDDENDGGLRRPSRLTVGRGDQFLGQLAPDGNTLLFVSNRNIATEIYVQDVEQGRERRLFDEGADVTWPRVSPDGKHLLYISFRNQASGQLCVRELPGAEGRRCLEEETSALQAEWIDASHIALVSRATIQGDLRLSRVTVERELSVSPLLDRNLTSPTISPDGRWLVYVPVERSVQQVGPGFAARASPHLEALRLDRPGAVPIPLALDLPGQTGQPVFALDGRSLYVVQFFTDSNADGVIDASDKGVLFRVPFAVEREDAPELAAATSPDQLTSVSWSCEYPAPAATSLIATCSRDQSLDVYQLPLDGQVPSNWDVPRLNEELRMAGRRADQLLLYRQRLLREARPKPRRLLMMRLSQLHLAFEDFDAAEFYASHMRSVNDPATAGLSEPLLLLIDHRRAMKERERGRMVEEPGDDERQRMAALDPAAAPSPPSAVFQHVVRSELAEAVGDFTLARQELEAAQVTDTTPRAVLEAYFEQADSLYRKLDDREALVEAGRRLSMNKVFHDDDQLDFARAAVRALYRGRPYDEADAAMARALTSAPAGSAYAFALELGRHVNALHEERPPRAVRDALIAFYQQQKDPLRRRALVQDAVERAAGLGADGVLEALATVYVDDAPPGTEERRRAERLFRRAMMGRAYRRLGRQRLDDARADFDLVTRRTGSLESAIESMSLRLRAGVSPEVVEKEVTTTSASMRKPLAHFVKAYLTTRRLSKLDDHAHAQAVATAVKELRASWQELKSQREVHALYGAIHHEDFLRGRDPSAAERANRHYMIALDLVRNNVRYRAMILGALGLLHTQVGNFHIALGYLEQRDKLPYVDNAAGLAVSLARARALLHVGREEEAAQAADQALAMVDATPKLARFATLALDRAALYNLAAGRFERALALYDRELPVLETGPSDAEGLRNRLVVRLARCAAGLGAGQPQRALEDLDRVDRDLATPAVQATLNQAHATPQHVLRSYRIIAAGLRANAETRLGHLDAAAHALEQRRALFLEQFAESDRDEDVRAVTLAEMRLAENAVDRGDTAQAARWLGKALEHADTLIERTHAPVDAGQLDVLWFAAQLHSDGNTRVPFDVPKRLGQAQRSLIDQRNPAWRSYLAWFEIYLALSANPPPAEVRDALLLPAQP; translated from the coding sequence GTGCTGACGCTCCCTGGCCGGTTCTTCCTGGCCCTGGCCATTCTCATCGCGGGCAGCGCCCGGGCACAGGACGATGAGAACGACGGAGGCTTGCGCAGGCCCTCACGGCTCACCGTGGGTAGGGGAGATCAATTCCTGGGGCAGTTGGCGCCCGATGGGAACACGCTGCTCTTCGTGTCCAACCGCAACATCGCGACCGAAATCTACGTCCAGGATGTGGAACAGGGCCGCGAGCGCCGCCTCTTCGACGAAGGCGCCGACGTGACCTGGCCGCGGGTCAGTCCAGACGGGAAACACCTGCTCTACATTTCGTTCCGGAATCAGGCCAGTGGCCAGCTGTGTGTGCGGGAACTGCCCGGTGCGGAAGGCCGCCGCTGCCTCGAAGAAGAGACCAGCGCGCTGCAGGCGGAATGGATCGACGCCTCGCATATCGCACTGGTGAGCCGGGCGACCATCCAGGGCGATCTGCGATTGTCGCGGGTCACGGTGGAGCGCGAGTTGAGCGTGAGTCCCCTGCTCGATCGCAACCTGACCAGTCCCACCATCTCTCCCGATGGGCGCTGGCTGGTGTACGTCCCGGTGGAACGCTCCGTGCAGCAGGTGGGGCCCGGCTTCGCCGCACGCGCCTCACCCCATCTGGAAGCACTCCGGCTGGATCGCCCCGGCGCTGTCCCCATACCGCTGGCGCTCGATCTTCCGGGACAGACCGGACAGCCGGTGTTCGCGCTCGATGGGCGCTCCCTGTACGTGGTGCAGTTCTTCACCGACTCCAATGCGGACGGGGTCATCGACGCCAGCGACAAGGGAGTGCTGTTCCGGGTGCCTTTCGCCGTCGAGCGTGAGGACGCGCCCGAGTTGGCCGCCGCCACCAGTCCGGACCAGCTCACCAGTGTGTCCTGGAGCTGCGAGTACCCGGCGCCCGCGGCCACGTCCCTCATCGCGACCTGTTCGCGCGATCAATCGCTGGATGTGTATCAACTGCCGCTGGATGGCCAGGTTCCCAGCAACTGGGACGTTCCTCGTCTCAACGAGGAATTGAGGATGGCCGGCAGGCGCGCGGATCAACTCCTGCTCTATCGCCAACGCCTGCTGCGCGAAGCCCGGCCCAAACCCCGCCGTCTGCTGATGATGCGCCTGAGCCAGCTCCATCTGGCTTTCGAGGACTTCGATGCGGCGGAGTTCTACGCCAGCCACATGCGCTCGGTGAACGATCCCGCCACCGCGGGGCTGTCGGAGCCGCTGCTGCTCCTCATCGACCACCGGCGCGCCATGAAGGAGCGCGAACGCGGCCGCATGGTGGAGGAACCGGGCGACGACGAACGGCAACGCATGGCCGCGTTGGATCCCGCCGCCGCTCCCAGCCCGCCCTCCGCCGTCTTTCAACACGTGGTGCGCAGTGAACTGGCGGAGGCCGTCGGCGACTTCACGCTGGCGCGTCAGGAGCTGGAGGCCGCCCAGGTGACCGACACCACGCCGCGCGCGGTACTGGAAGCCTACTTCGAACAAGCGGATTCGCTGTACCGCAAGCTCGACGATCGGGAGGCCCTGGTCGAAGCCGGCCGCCGGCTCTCCATGAACAAGGTGTTTCATGACGACGACCAGCTCGACTTCGCTCGCGCCGCCGTCCGAGCCCTGTACCGGGGACGCCCCTACGACGAGGCGGATGCCGCCATGGCCCGGGCTCTCACATCGGCCCCCGCCGGCTCGGCCTATGCATTCGCCTTGGAGCTGGGCCGGCACGTCAACGCGTTGCACGAGGAGCGTCCCCCCCGAGCCGTTCGGGATGCATTGATCGCGTTCTACCAACAGCAGAAGGATCCCCTTCGCCGACGCGCACTGGTGCAAGACGCCGTCGAGCGCGCGGCGGGCCTCGGCGCCGACGGCGTGCTGGAGGCGTTGGCGACGGTCTACGTTGACGACGCCCCGCCCGGTACCGAGGAGCGCCGTCGGGCCGAACGGTTGTTCCGCCGCGCGATGATGGGCCGTGCCTACCGCCGCTTGGGGAGGCAGCGCCTGGACGACGCCCGTGCCGACTTCGACCTCGTGACCCGACGGACTGGCTCACTGGAGAGTGCCATCGAGTCCATGAGCCTGCGTTTGCGCGCGGGCGTCAGCCCCGAGGTGGTGGAAAAGGAAGTCACCACCACCTCCGCGAGCATGAGAAAGCCGCTCGCACACTTCGTGAAGGCCTACCTCACGACGCGCCGGCTGTCCAAGCTGGATGACCACGCCCACGCGCAGGCGGTGGCGACGGCCGTGAAGGAGCTGCGCGCATCGTGGCAGGAGCTCAAGAGCCAGCGCGAGGTGCATGCCCTCTATGGTGCCATTCATCACGAGGACTTCCTCCGTGGCCGCGATCCTTCCGCCGCCGAGCGCGCCAACCGGCACTACATGATCGCCCTGGACCTGGTGCGCAACAACGTCCGCTACCGGGCGATGATCCTCGGCGCGTTGGGGCTGCTGCACACCCAGGTGGGCAACTTCCACATCGCACTGGGCTACCTCGAGCAACGGGACAAGCTGCCCTACGTGGACAACGCGGCGGGGCTGGCGGTGTCCCTTGCCCGCGCCCGGGCGCTCCTGCACGTCGGCCGCGAGGAAGAAGCAGCGCAGGCGGCGGATCAGGCCCTGGCCATGGTGGACGCCACACCGAAGCTGGCCAGGTTCGCCACCCTGGCACTGGATCGCGCGGCGCTCTACAACCTCGCAGCGGGCCGGTTCGAGCGTGCGTTGGCGCTCTACGATCGCGAGCTGCCCGTCTTGGAAACGGGCCCCAGCGACGCCGAGGGTCTGCGCAACCGGTTGGTGGTGCGGCTGGCCCGCTGTGCCGCCGGGTTGGGAGCGGGTCAGCCCCAGCGGGCGTTGGAGGACCTGGACAGAGTGGATCGCGACCTGGCAACCCCTGCCGTGCAAGCCACGCTGAACCAGGCACACGCCACACCCCAGCACGTTCTGCGTTCCTATCGCATCATCGCCGCGGGATTGCGCGCCAATGCGGAGACCCGGCTCGGGCACCTGGACGCCGCCGCCCACGCACTCGAACAGCGGCGCGCGCTGTTCCTGGAACAGTTCGCCGAGTCGGATCGCGATGAGGACGTCCGCGCGGTGACGCTGGCGGAGATGCGGCTGGCCGAGAATGCCGTGGATCGCGGGGACACGGCGCAGGCGGCCCGCTGGTTGGGCAAGGCGCTCGAGCACGCCGACACCCTGATCGAGCGCACCCACGCACCGGTCGATGCCGGTCAGCTCGATGTGCTCTGGTTCGCGGCGCAGTTGCACTCGGATGGGAACACACGGGTTCCTTTCGACGTACCCAAGCGTCTGGGTCAGGCGCAACGCTCCCTCATCGACCAGCGAAATCCCGCCTGGCGCTCCTATCTGGCGTGGTTCGAGATCTATCTGGCGCTCAGCGCGAACCCGCCGCCAGCCGAGGTCCGGGACGCTCTGCTACTGCCAGCCCAACCCTAG
- a CDS encoding YdbL family protein produces the protein MKRRGLPLLAAFVLSGCIRAPEIVMVDRATALEEQASGSFKDVERRLDRAGMSPTPVPLTPNQLEDLGIQPTPLVENLGKTQADRVDELLRRHCVGEGRDGLLVDTRSQCRAGRLSADDVALVERVNRARRHLWQWMRTVRPGVPEESIRRSWQQVHAEGVICGGWIESDDGTWGEKKC, from the coding sequence ATGAAACGCCGCGGGTTGCCGCTGCTTGCCGCCTTCGTCCTTTCCGGGTGCATCCGCGCCCCGGAGATCGTCATGGTCGATCGCGCGACGGCGCTCGAGGAACAGGCCTCGGGCTCGTTCAAGGACGTGGAACGGCGTCTCGATCGCGCGGGCATGAGCCCGACGCCGGTGCCGCTCACACCCAACCAACTGGAGGACCTGGGCATTCAACCCACGCCGCTGGTCGAGAACCTCGGCAAGACACAGGCGGACCGTGTCGACGAGCTGCTGCGGCGCCACTGCGTGGGTGAAGGGCGGGACGGGTTGCTGGTGGACACCCGGAGCCAGTGCCGGGCTGGACGCTTGTCCGCCGATGACGTCGCCCTGGTGGAACGGGTGAACCGGGCCCGGCGGCACTTGTGGCAGTGGATGCGGACGGTCCGCCCAGGCGTGCCCGAGGAGTCCATACGCCGGAGCTGGCAACAGGTGCACGCGGAGGGGGTGATCTGCGGCGGCTGGATTGAATCCGATGACGGCACCTGGGGAGAAAAGAAGTGCTGA
- a CDS encoding Lrp/AsnC family transcriptional regulator, translating to MALDELDGRILALLEANGRESATKLAAKVGLSRSAVQERVARLERDGIIQGYTIRRGSGGPPAGVDAYLFVRLEGAACPRVAPRVRELPEVLSIESLAGELDMLIRAHVPDMRALNTLRERVAHLPEVRAVTTAPVLAVHLDRR from the coding sequence ATGGCGCTGGACGAGTTGGACGGGCGGATCCTGGCCCTGCTGGAGGCCAATGGGCGGGAGTCCGCCACCAAGCTGGCGGCAAAGGTGGGCCTCTCGCGCTCCGCGGTCCAGGAGCGGGTGGCCCGGCTCGAGCGCGACGGCATCATCCAGGGCTACACCATCCGGCGGGGGAGCGGCGGGCCGCCAGCCGGCGTGGACGCCTACCTCTTCGTGCGGCTGGAGGGGGCTGCGTGCCCCCGGGTAGCCCCCCGGGTGCGCGAGCTGCCGGAGGTGCTCAGCATCGAGTCGCTCGCCGGGGAGCTCGACATGCTCATCCGCGCGCACGTCCCCGACATGAGGGCCCTGAACACACTGCGCGAGCGCGTGGCCCATCTCCCCGAGGTGCGCGCCGTCACCACGGCCCCGGTGCTCGCCGTGCACCTGGACCGGCGCTGA
- a CDS encoding cysteine hydrolase family protein, with protein MDLHDRAALISIDVQQGFDDPSWGPRNNPHMEAHALQLLAAWRRSGRPLVIVRHDSRSPTSPLRPGQPGNALKPGFEPLAGEPLLTKTVNSAFIGTDLEARLRAAGVRQVVLFGIATDMCVSTTARMAANLGFDLVVVGDACHTWAQRAPDGTLFDADTMHRVHLATLATEFGRVVDTADVLRALAARAA; from the coding sequence ATGGACCTCCACGACCGCGCAGCGCTCATCTCCATCGACGTGCAGCAGGGCTTCGACGACCCATCCTGGGGCCCGCGCAACAACCCCCACATGGAGGCGCACGCGCTTCAGCTCCTCGCGGCCTGGCGGCGCTCCGGGCGGCCGCTCGTCATCGTGCGCCATGACAGTCGCTCTCCCACCTCGCCGCTGCGCCCGGGGCAGCCGGGCAACGCGCTCAAGCCGGGGTTCGAGCCGCTCGCCGGCGAGCCGCTGCTCACCAAGACCGTGAACAGCGCCTTCATCGGCACCGACCTGGAGGCCCGCCTGCGTGCGGCCGGCGTGCGGCAGGTCGTCCTCTTCGGCATCGCCACGGACATGTGCGTCTCCACCACCGCGCGCATGGCGGCCAACCTCGGCTTCGACCTCGTGGTGGTGGGTGATGCCTGCCACACCTGGGCGCAGCGGGCACCCGATGGCACCCTGTTCGACGCGGACACCATGCACCGCGTGCATCTGGCCACCCTGGCGACCGAGTTCGGCCGCGTGGTGGACACCGCGGACGTGCTGCGGGCGCTCGCGGCGCGGGCGGCCTGA
- a CDS encoding acyl-CoA carboxylase subunit beta translates to MSDTNGDGRKSSPGELRPELAELRERLAATTDAGRPDAVARRRKTGQRTARENIDDLIDPGSFVEYGGLALAEQRSTRSMEDLIRASPADGLVCGLGTVNRALFDDERARALVMAYDYTVFAGTQGLMGHQKLDRMLALAAQWRVPVVLFAEGGGGRPNDTDTHTVAGLDTPSFLSFASLSGLVPRVGIASGRCFAGNAALLGCCDVIIATDDSNIGMGGPAMIEGGGLGTFAPEEIGPADVQTRNGVIDVRVRDEAEAVAVAKKYLSYFQGPVPPGACADQTALREALPENRRRAYKIRPIIEMLADTGSVLELRRDFGRSLVTALVRIEGQPLGLIANDTLHLGGAIDANASDKAARFFQLCDAFGLPIVSLCDTPGFMVGPQAETTALVRHVSRMFVNAASLSVPFFTVVLRRGYGLGAQAMAGGHFHAPFFIVSWPTGEFGGMNLEGAVRIGMRKQLEAIEDPAAREEMAQAMIAEAHRRGKALNMASLLEIDAVIDPAETRSWILRGLRSVPRPVREGRRRFIDTW, encoded by the coding sequence ATGAGCGATACGAACGGCGACGGTCGCAAGTCATCCCCGGGCGAGCTCCGCCCCGAGCTCGCGGAGCTTCGGGAGCGTCTCGCGGCCACCACGGACGCCGGCCGTCCGGATGCGGTTGCCAGGCGGCGCAAGACCGGCCAGCGCACGGCCCGGGAGAACATCGACGACCTCATCGACCCGGGGAGCTTCGTCGAGTACGGAGGGCTCGCGCTCGCGGAGCAGCGCTCGACCCGGTCCATGGAGGACCTCATCCGGGCGAGCCCCGCGGATGGCCTCGTCTGCGGGCTTGGCACCGTCAACCGCGCGCTCTTCGATGACGAGCGCGCGCGCGCCCTGGTGATGGCCTACGACTACACGGTCTTCGCCGGCACCCAGGGCCTCATGGGCCACCAGAAGCTCGACCGCATGCTCGCACTCGCCGCGCAGTGGCGTGTACCGGTGGTGCTCTTCGCCGAGGGCGGTGGCGGGCGCCCGAACGACACGGACACGCATACCGTCGCGGGGCTGGATACGCCCAGCTTCCTGTCCTTCGCCTCGCTCTCGGGGCTCGTCCCCCGTGTCGGCATCGCCTCCGGGCGCTGCTTCGCCGGGAACGCGGCACTGCTGGGCTGCTGTGACGTCATCATCGCCACGGACGACAGCAACATCGGAATGGGCGGCCCGGCGATGATCGAAGGCGGCGGGCTCGGGACGTTCGCACCGGAGGAGATTGGCCCCGCGGACGTCCAGACCCGCAACGGGGTCATCGACGTCCGCGTGCGCGACGAGGCGGAGGCAGTGGCCGTCGCGAAGAAGTACCTCTCCTACTTCCAGGGCCCGGTCCCCCCGGGCGCGTGTGCGGACCAGACGGCGCTGCGCGAGGCCCTGCCCGAGAACCGCCGCCGTGCCTACAAGATCCGGCCCATCATCGAGATGCTGGCGGACACGGGGTCCGTGCTCGAGCTGCGCCGTGACTTCGGACGAAGCCTGGTGACGGCGCTGGTGCGAATCGAGGGACAGCCGCTCGGGCTCATCGCGAACGATACGCTCCACCTCGGCGGTGCCATCGACGCGAACGCCTCCGACAAGGCCGCGCGCTTCTTCCAGCTCTGCGACGCCTTCGGGCTGCCCATCGTGTCGCTGTGTGACACCCCCGGGTTCATGGTGGGGCCGCAGGCCGAGACGACCGCCCTCGTGCGCCACGTCTCCCGCATGTTCGTGAACGCGGCCAGCCTCTCGGTCCCCTTCTTCACGGTCGTCCTGCGGCGGGGCTATGGGCTCGGAGCGCAGGCGATGGCCGGCGGGCACTTCCACGCGCCGTTCTTCATCGTGTCCTGGCCCACGGGCGAGTTCGGGGGGATGAACCTGGAGGGGGCCGTCCGCATCGGCATGCGCAAGCAGCTCGAGGCCATCGAGGACCCGGCGGCCCGCGAGGAGATGGCCCAGGCGATGATCGCCGAGGCCCATCGGCGCGGAAAGGCGCTCAACATGGCCTCGCTCCTGGAGATCGACGCGGTGATCGACCCCGCGGAGACCCGCTCCTGGATTCTCCGGGGTCTGCGGTCCGTACCGCGTCCTGTTCGCGAGGGGCGGCGCAGGTTCATCGACACCTGGTGA